Proteins encoded within one genomic window of Streptomyces sp. NBC_00523:
- a CDS encoding PspA/IM30 family protein, giving the protein MSKQTILGRVTQLAKANINALLDQAEDPQKMLDQLIRDYTNNIAEAEQAVAATIGNLRLMEQDHVEDVEAAREWGGKALAASRKADELRAGGSGPEADKFDNLAKVALGRQLQSENEARTAEPTIAAQTEVVDKLKAGLDQMKAKLSELTAKRDELVARAKSAQAQNQMMDAVKNINVLDPTSELGRFEDKVRREEARALGKQELAASSLDTQFEDLDALGDSAEVEARLAALKTTK; this is encoded by the coding sequence ATGAGCAAGCAGACCATTCTCGGCCGTGTCACCCAGCTGGCGAAGGCCAACATCAACGCCCTGCTCGACCAGGCCGAGGATCCGCAGAAGATGCTGGACCAGCTGATCCGCGACTACACCAACAACATCGCCGAGGCCGAGCAGGCGGTGGCCGCCACCATCGGCAATCTGCGCCTCATGGAGCAGGACCACGTGGAGGACGTGGAGGCGGCGCGGGAGTGGGGCGGCAAGGCGCTCGCCGCGAGCCGCAAGGCCGACGAGCTGCGGGCGGGCGGCTCGGGCCCCGAGGCGGACAAGTTCGACAACCTGGCCAAGGTCGCGCTGGGCCGGCAGCTGCAGTCGGAGAACGAGGCCAGGACGGCCGAGCCGACCATCGCGGCGCAGACCGAGGTGGTCGACAAGCTCAAGGCGGGCCTGGACCAGATGAAGGCGAAGCTCTCGGAGCTGACGGCCAAGCGGGACGAGCTGGTGGCGCGCGCCAAGTCGGCGCAGGCGCAGAACCAGATGATGGACGCGGTGAAGAACATCAACGTCCTGGACCCGACCAGCGAGCTGGGCCGGTTCGAGGACAAGGTGCGGCGCGAGGAGGCGCGGGCCCTGGGCAAGCAGGAGCTGGCGGCCTCCTCGCTGGACACGCAGTTCGAGGACCTGGACGCCCTGGGCGACAGCGCGGAGGTGGAGGCCCGGCTCGCCGCGCTGAAGACCACGAAGTGA
- a CDS encoding NUDIX hydrolase translates to MPVLIDTVAWVRIEGGRILCARPRGKDVFYIPGGKREGAESDLDTLVREIEEELTVRIDAESVAHVGTYEAGGPGLPDGAVVRMACYTAGFSGELRASSEIEDVAWFSYADRDRVPPVDQLLFDDLRASGDLA, encoded by the coding sequence ATGCCGGTGCTGATCGACACGGTGGCGTGGGTGCGGATCGAGGGGGGCCGCATTCTGTGCGCCCGCCCGCGCGGCAAGGACGTCTTCTACATCCCGGGCGGCAAGCGGGAGGGTGCCGAGAGTGACCTCGACACCCTCGTGCGCGAGATCGAGGAGGAGCTGACGGTCCGTATCGACGCGGAGTCCGTCGCGCACGTGGGGACGTACGAGGCAGGCGGACCCGGCCTGCCGGACGGTGCGGTGGTCCGGATGGCCTGCTACACCGCCGGGTTCAGCGGTGAGCTGAGGGCCAGCAGCGAGATCGAGGACGTGGCGTGGTTCTCGTACGCCGACCGCGACCGGGTGCCGCCCGTCGACCAGCTGCTGTTCGACGACCTCAGGGCGTCGGGCGACCTGGCCTGA
- a CDS encoding SpoIIE family protein phosphatase, with protein MWQSSPPGSIYDYIRVASFSIGPDGLIEQWSRRAAGLFGVAAHEAVGKDPVEAFLPGEVRREGHRRVGEVLDGKEWTGLVPFRMPGEDGAHGLAEIYVMPSETAIGERAAVCIVVDVRALRRIETDLAASQAIFGQSPFGFVLFGTDLTVVRANERFATVFGGRADDHRGRTVGDYLTGAEADRLTATLERVLETGNSVTDLQLVGTAPGDTERRHWSMNLYRVHSGSGRPIGIAGLATDVTRRHTAAREAASARRNLALLNEASARIGNSLDLETTARELLDVAVPVFCDLASVDLYQGLLTGDEAAPGGWSPLGAEAVGGSAELRRVAFASAVSDALPHPAPGASDSGPPGGGAAPPALGAVHRYPFGSPSAVALRTGRIEDVPGDDRGFVQSTLAVPMVAHDTVVGLVRFSRTKGSEPFDARDRALATELAARAAVCIDNARLYRREHERALILQRSLLPPGDPEAAGLDIACRYLPGNTANEVGGDWFDVIELPGHRTALVVGDVMGRGLRAAVAMGELRTAVRTLALLDLEPAEVLSALDEVARGLGAPGAASASGGGGAQWPARAAHKSREADLAEVYLATCVYAVYDPVTRRCTFANAGHLPPVVVEPGEAAQLLDVPPGMPLGVGGEPFEEVEVELKEGALLALYTDGLVESRDHPLDEGLAALRKALVEPAQPLEDVCDRVLGSLHTRHGEDDIALLMARIQGLPTEAVGDWRLPREPRSVGRARELARGQLTSWGLDELVDTTELLVSELVTNALRYGEGEIRLRLLRDRTLVCEVWDAGLVQPRRRRARDTDEGGRGLQLVGLLSAAWGARRTPRGKTVWFELPLPDGRPPAERSVEELLSMF; from the coding sequence GTGTGGCAGAGCAGCCCGCCCGGCTCGATCTACGACTACATCAGAGTCGCCTCCTTCTCGATCGGGCCCGACGGGCTGATCGAGCAGTGGAGCCGCCGGGCCGCCGGTCTCTTCGGCGTGGCCGCCCACGAGGCCGTGGGCAAGGACCCGGTCGAGGCGTTCCTGCCCGGCGAGGTCCGCCGCGAGGGCCACCGCCGCGTCGGCGAGGTGCTCGACGGCAAGGAGTGGACGGGTCTCGTCCCCTTCCGGATGCCCGGCGAGGACGGGGCGCACGGGCTCGCCGAGATCTATGTGATGCCCAGTGAGACGGCCATCGGCGAACGGGCGGCGGTCTGCATCGTGGTGGACGTCCGCGCCCTGCGCCGCATCGAGACGGACCTCGCCGCCTCGCAGGCGATTTTCGGCCAATCTCCCTTCGGCTTCGTCCTGTTCGGCACCGACCTCACCGTCGTCCGGGCCAACGAGCGCTTCGCCACCGTCTTCGGCGGCCGCGCCGACGACCACCGGGGCCGCACCGTCGGCGACTACCTCACCGGCGCCGAGGCCGACCGCCTGACCGCCACCCTCGAACGGGTCCTGGAGACGGGCAACTCCGTCACCGACCTCCAGCTCGTCGGCACCGCCCCCGGCGACACCGAGCGCCGCCACTGGTCGATGAACCTCTACCGGGTGCACAGCGGATCGGGCCGCCCCATCGGCATCGCCGGACTCGCCACCGACGTGACCCGGCGTCACACCGCCGCCCGCGAGGCCGCCAGCGCCCGCCGCAACCTCGCCCTGCTCAACGAGGCCAGCGCCCGCATCGGCAACTCACTGGACCTGGAGACCACCGCCCGCGAACTCCTCGACGTCGCCGTCCCGGTCTTCTGCGACCTGGCCTCCGTCGACCTCTACCAGGGCCTGCTCACCGGCGACGAGGCGGCGCCCGGCGGCTGGAGCCCGCTCGGCGCGGAGGCGGTCGGCGGCTCCGCCGAACTGCGCCGCGTCGCCTTCGCCAGCGCCGTGTCCGACGCCCTGCCCCACCCGGCCCCCGGCGCCTCCGACTCCGGCCCGCCGGGCGGCGGCGCCGCGCCCCCCGCCCTCGGTGCCGTCCACCGCTACCCCTTCGGCTCGCCGTCCGCCGTCGCCCTGCGCACCGGCCGCATCGAGGACGTGCCGGGCGACGACCGGGGCTTCGTGCAGTCCACGCTGGCCGTGCCGATGGTCGCCCACGACACCGTGGTGGGCCTCGTCCGCTTCTCCCGTACGAAGGGCAGCGAGCCGTTCGACGCCCGGGACCGGGCCCTCGCGACCGAGCTGGCCGCCCGCGCCGCCGTCTGCATCGACAATGCCCGCCTCTACCGCCGCGAACACGAACGCGCCCTGATCCTCCAGCGCAGCCTGCTGCCCCCCGGCGACCCGGAGGCCGCCGGGCTCGACATCGCGTGTCGCTACCTCCCCGGCAACACCGCCAACGAGGTCGGCGGCGACTGGTTCGACGTGATCGAGCTGCCCGGACACCGCACCGCGCTCGTCGTCGGCGACGTGATGGGGCGCGGCCTGCGCGCCGCCGTGGCCATGGGCGAACTGCGCACCGCCGTGCGCACCCTGGCCCTCCTCGACCTGGAACCCGCCGAGGTGCTGTCCGCCCTGGACGAGGTCGCCCGGGGCCTCGGCGCCCCCGGCGCCGCCTCCGCCTCCGGCGGCGGGGGAGCCCAGTGGCCCGCCCGCGCCGCGCACAAGTCCCGCGAGGCGGACCTCGCCGAGGTGTATCTGGCGACCTGCGTCTACGCGGTCTACGACCCGGTCACCCGGCGCTGCACCTTCGCCAACGCGGGCCATCTGCCGCCCGTCGTGGTCGAGCCGGGCGAGGCCGCGCAGCTCCTCGACGTACCGCCCGGGATGCCGCTGGGCGTCGGCGGTGAACCGTTCGAGGAGGTCGAGGTCGAGCTGAAGGAGGGCGCGCTCCTCGCCCTCTACACCGACGGCCTGGTCGAATCGCGCGACCACCCGCTGGACGAGGGCCTGGCCGCCCTCCGCAAGGCCCTGGTCGAACCGGCCCAGCCGCTGGAGGACGTCTGCGACCGGGTCCTCGGCTCGCTGCACACCCGGCACGGCGAGGACGACATCGCACTCCTGATGGCCCGTATCCAGGGCCTGCCCACCGAGGCCGTCGGCGACTGGCGGCTGCCCCGCGAGCCCCGCTCGGTCGGCCGCGCCCGCGAACTGGCCCGGGGCCAGCTCACCAGCTGGGGCCTCGACGAGCTGGTCGACACCACGGAACTGCTGGTCAGCGAGCTGGTCACCAACGCCCTGCGCTACGGCGAGGGCGAGATCCGGCTCCGCCTGCTGCGCGACCGCACCCTCGTCTGCGAGGTGTGGGACGCCGGTCTCGTCCAGCCGAGGCGCCGGCGCGCCCGGGACACGGACGAGGGCGGCCGGGGCCTCCAACTGGTGGGGCTGCTCAGCGCGGCCTGGGGGGCGCGGCGGACACCGCGCGGCAAGACCGTCTGGTTCGAACTGCCGCTGCCCGACGGCCGGCCGCCCGCCGAGCGCTCGGTGGAGGAGCTGCTCAGCATGTTCTGA
- a CDS encoding TPM domain-containing protein yields MSRTRILIPGRALLAVLLTVCWLTLAPAPDARADDPVTLSRDGQITDKVGALGERRPQVVTALDRLYAEHRLQLFVVYVRDFSGRSAQDWADATADRNGLGRDDVLLAVATHARQYAYSVDQDAPLTDTQLRDVANTAIEPALKENDWPGAAIGAADGYTAVLSGEPVPAPAITPGPSDPGSGSGGTSTGDLLLPIVLLCAVAAVAAYAFLRRRRRATTRTTPGTTGWGGGVPAPTPLPELDAKAKETLVATDDAVRTSEEELGFATAQFGEAAAAPFAEAVTYAKGELTTAFRLRQQLDDAFPEDDETRRRMLDEIISRCADADGRLDAVSEDFDRLRELERGAPQAVAAAGTALDELTGRVPAADSALASMRERYADQASAPVAGDADQARDRLAFAASSLDSARQAVDGGDHAAAAVYVRAAEGALDQAGTLIDGVERRGRELDEAADRLTAALTELDTDLADAGGLLDGTAQGASTADLSGRIARARAVAGDVREERGGRYDPIDALRRVEEADRALDEALAGAREREQGNTRARSLLDGALLTARSSVAAAADFVTTHRGAVGSTARTRLAEAQRRLEQAAALAGNGDPQAALAEANRADALAGEARALAEQDVRGSGYGGRGGPGGMAGGGGGGMGGAVLGGIILGGLMGGGGGRGGFGGGFGGGGGGGFGGGGPGSFGGGGTRGRRGGGGRF; encoded by the coding sequence GTGAGCCGAACCCGGATCCTCATACCGGGCCGGGCCCTGCTCGCCGTGCTTCTCACGGTGTGCTGGCTGACCCTCGCCCCCGCGCCGGACGCCCGCGCCGACGACCCGGTCACGCTGTCCCGCGACGGGCAGATCACCGACAAGGTGGGCGCCCTCGGTGAACGCCGCCCCCAGGTGGTCACGGCCCTCGACCGGCTCTACGCCGAACACCGCCTCCAGCTCTTCGTGGTGTACGTACGCGACTTCTCCGGGCGCTCCGCGCAGGACTGGGCCGACGCGACCGCCGACCGCAACGGCCTCGGCCGCGACGACGTCCTGCTGGCCGTCGCCACCCATGCCCGGCAGTACGCCTACTCCGTCGACCAGGACGCCCCCCTCACCGACACCCAGCTCCGGGACGTGGCGAACACCGCGATCGAGCCGGCGCTGAAGGAGAACGACTGGCCGGGCGCCGCGATCGGCGCCGCCGACGGCTACACCGCCGTCCTGTCCGGCGAGCCCGTGCCTGCCCCGGCGATCACCCCCGGCCCCTCCGACCCGGGCTCCGGCTCGGGCGGCACCAGCACCGGCGACCTGCTCCTTCCGATCGTCCTGCTCTGCGCGGTCGCGGCCGTCGCCGCGTACGCGTTCCTGCGGCGCAGGCGGCGCGCCACCACCCGTACGACGCCCGGCACGACCGGCTGGGGCGGGGGCGTCCCGGCACCGACCCCGCTGCCGGAGCTCGACGCGAAGGCCAAGGAGACGCTCGTGGCCACCGACGACGCGGTCCGCACGAGCGAGGAGGAACTGGGTTTCGCGACCGCCCAGTTCGGGGAGGCGGCCGCCGCGCCGTTCGCCGAGGCGGTGACGTACGCCAAGGGCGAGCTGACCACCGCGTTCCGGCTGCGGCAGCAGCTGGACGACGCCTTTCCGGAGGACGACGAGACGCGACGGCGGATGCTGGACGAGATCATCAGCCGCTGCGCGGACGCCGACGGCCGCCTCGACGCCGTCTCCGAGGACTTCGACCGGCTGCGCGAGCTGGAGCGCGGGGCGCCGCAGGCCGTGGCCGCCGCCGGGACCGCGCTGGACGAGCTGACCGGGCGCGTCCCGGCCGCCGATTCCGCGCTCGCCTCGATGCGCGAACGGTACGCGGACCAGGCGTCGGCCCCCGTCGCCGGTGACGCCGACCAGGCCAGGGACCGGCTCGCCTTCGCGGCCTCCTCCCTCGACAGCGCCCGGCAGGCGGTGGACGGCGGCGACCACGCGGCGGCGGCCGTCTACGTCCGGGCCGCCGAGGGCGCGCTCGACCAGGCGGGCACCCTGATCGACGGCGTGGAGCGGCGGGGCCGCGAGCTGGACGAGGCGGCGGACCGGCTGACCGCCGCGCTCACCGAGCTGGACACCGACCTCGCGGACGCGGGCGGGCTGCTCGACGGCACGGCACAGGGGGCGTCCACCGCCGACCTGAGCGGCAGGATCGCCCGCGCCCGCGCGGTGGCCGGCGACGTACGCGAGGAGCGGGGCGGCCGGTACGACCCGATCGACGCGCTGCGCCGGGTGGAGGAGGCGGACCGGGCGCTGGACGAGGCGCTGGCCGGGGCGCGGGAACGCGAACAGGGCAACACCCGGGCGCGCTCGCTGCTCGACGGGGCGCTGCTCACCGCGCGCTCCTCGGTAGCGGCGGCGGCGGACTTCGTCACGACGCACCGGGGCGCGGTCGGCAGCACCGCCCGGACCCGGCTCGCGGAGGCGCAGCGCCGCCTGGAGCAGGCCGCCGCGCTGGCGGGCAACGGCGACCCGCAGGCCGCCCTGGCCGAGGCGAACCGCGCGGACGCGCTGGCCGGCGAGGCGCGCGCGCTGGCCGAGCAGGACGTACGCGGCTCCGGCTACGGCGGGCGCGGGGGCCCCGGCGGTATGGCGGGCGGAGGCGGCGGGGGCATGGGCGGCGCGGTGCTCGGCGGGATCATCCTCGGCGGCCTGATGGGCGGGGGCGGGGGCCGGGGCGGCTTCGGGGGCGGATTCGGCGGAGGCGGGGGCGGGGGCTTCGGCGGCGGCGGGCCCGGCAGCTTCGGCGGCGGAGGGACACGGGGCCGCCGGGGCGGCGGCGGACGCTTCTGA
- a CDS encoding ATP-binding protein, which yields MIGVTDTEGDRAEWSFPAVPGAVRTARHAVQDTLRGWGLDAAVGDEAILLVSELVTNSMRYTAGPIGVRLLRPHPDGGHSTAHAGLLVEVSDPLPDPPTERTAGPDDESGRGLQLVACAARRWGTRRGKSGKTVWFELALPG from the coding sequence GTGATCGGCGTGACCGATACCGAAGGCGATCGAGCCGAGTGGAGCTTTCCGGCTGTCCCCGGTGCCGTGCGCACCGCCCGGCACGCCGTCCAGGACACCCTGCGCGGCTGGGGGCTCGACGCCGCCGTCGGTGACGAGGCGATCCTGCTGGTCAGCGAGCTGGTCACCAACTCCATGCGCTACACGGCCGGCCCCATCGGGGTGCGGCTGCTGCGCCCCCATCCGGACGGGGGCCACTCCACCGCCCACGCCGGTCTCCTCGTGGAAGTCTCCGATCCCCTCCCCGACCCACCCACCGAACGTACGGCGGGACCCGACGACGAGAGCGGCCGGGGACTGCAGCTCGTGGCCTGTGCGGCCCGGCGCTGGGGGACCCGGCGGGGAAAGAGCGGCAAGACGGTGTGGTTCGAGCTGGCTCTGCCTGGTTAG